In Gammaproteobacteria bacterium, one DNA window encodes the following:
- the gspE gene encoding type II secretion system ATPase GspE, which produces MLEQDIAGLDIESTAQRDRLPFGFAKRNGILLVSHDGRRELLLREDAPREALLEARRLLGETLPLSKVTASEFDEALQLNYEDRSDGAMQMMEGLEDDMDLNQVADALPEPEDLLDSDDDAPIIRLINALLTQAVKEGASDIHVEPFENRLVVRIRVDGVLREILQSRRAVAPLVVSRLKVMSKLDIAEKRLPQDGRISLRIAGRAVDVRVSTVPAGHGERVVLRLLDKQAGRLDLGHLGMDPVTRDLMDQLIHKPHGILLVTGPTGSGKTTTLYAALAAINDQSRNILTVEDPIEYYLEGIGQMQVNTKVDMTFARGLRAILRQDPDVVMVGEIRDLETAEIAVQASLTGHMVMSTLHTNTAVGAVSRLRDMGVEPFLLSSSLVGVLAQRLVRLLCNQCREPYSPGEREREMLGIGANEECTVYHASGCDDCNNLGYIGRTGIYELIPVDEEMRNMIHDGASESAMEKHARRTRPSLRDDGKRRVLSGETTIEEVLRVSRED; this is translated from the coding sequence ATGCTGGAACAGGACATCGCCGGGCTGGACATCGAGTCCACGGCCCAGCGCGACCGCCTGCCCTTCGGTTTTGCCAAGCGCAACGGCATCCTGCTGGTCAGCCATGATGGCCGACGCGAGCTGTTGCTGCGCGAGGATGCACCACGCGAGGCCTTGCTGGAAGCACGTCGCCTGCTCGGCGAAACCCTGCCACTCAGCAAGGTGACCGCCAGCGAGTTCGACGAAGCGCTGCAACTCAATTACGAAGATCGTTCTGACGGCGCCATGCAGATGATGGAGGGCCTCGAGGACGACATGGACCTCAACCAGGTCGCCGACGCGCTCCCTGAACCCGAGGATCTGCTCGATTCCGATGACGATGCGCCGATCATCCGTCTCATCAACGCCCTGCTCACGCAGGCCGTCAAGGAAGGTGCCTCCGACATTCACGTCGAGCCCTTCGAAAACCGCCTGGTGGTACGCATACGGGTCGACGGCGTGTTGCGCGAAATCCTGCAGAGCCGACGGGCAGTGGCACCCCTGGTGGTGTCGCGCCTGAAAGTCATGTCCAAGCTGGATATCGCGGAAAAGCGCCTGCCCCAGGATGGGCGAATTTCGCTGCGCATTGCCGGTCGCGCCGTCGACGTGCGCGTATCCACCGTGCCGGCGGGTCATGGCGAACGCGTTGTACTTCGCCTGCTGGACAAGCAGGCGGGCCGTCTCGATCTTGGCCACCTCGGCATGGATCCAGTGACACGCGACCTGATGGACCAGCTGATCCACAAGCCCCACGGCATCCTGCTGGTCACCGGCCCGACCGGTTCCGGCAAGACCACCACCCTGTATGCCGCACTGGCCGCGATCAACGACCAGAGCCGCAACATCCTCACGGTCGAGGATCCCATCGAGTACTACCTCGAAGGTATCGGCCAGATGCAGGTGAATACCAAGGTCGACATGACGTTCGCGCGCGGCCTGCGTGCCATCCTGCGCCAGGATCCGGATGTGGTCATGGTTGGTGAAATCCGTGACCTCGAAACCGCCGAGATCGCCGTACAGGCTTCCCTGACCGGTCACATGGTGATGTCCACCCTGCATACCAATACGGCAGTCGGCGCGGTCAGTCGCCTGCGGGACATGGGGGTCGAACCCTTCCTGTTGTCCTCGTCACTGGTGGGCGTGCTCGCTCAACGACTGGTCCGGCTGCTCTGCAACCAGTGCCGGGAGCCGTATTCACCCGGCGAGAGGGAGCGGGAGATGCTGGGGATCGGTGCCAATGAAGAATGCACTGTCTACCACGCCAGCGGCTGTGACGACTGCAACAATCTCGGTTACATCGGCCGCACCGGCATCTACGAACTCATCCCGGTCGACGAAGAAATGCGCAACATGATTCATGATGGCGCCAGTGAATCTGCAATGGAGAAACACGCTCGAAGGACCCGCCCTTCGCTGCGCGACGATGGCAAACGCAGGGTCCTGAGCGGCGAAACCACCATCGAGGAGGTCCTGCGCGTCAGTCGCGAGGACTGA